GCCGTGTAGGAGCTTCACCAGCTTCTTTGCGCTCTTTTGGTCATCGTTTACCCCTTTCATCACCAAATATTCAAACATGACGCGTTTACGTGCGTCTATGGGGAATGCTTTGACGGCGTTGATAATGGACTCAATATTATAGGCTTTATTAATGGGCATCAGTTTTTGTCTAAGATCATCATCAACTGCATGCAGTGAAATAGCTAACAAAACACCCAAATCCATCAGCCCAAGTTTTTCGATTTGCGCACTCAGTCCACTGGTAGAAATGGTTTGTCTACGAGGTGAGATGGAAAGACCATCAAGATCGTTAAAAATGCGCACCGCTTTACTCACGTTAGCAAGATTGTCCAGTGGTTCACCCATACCCATATAAACGATATTAACACGTCGGTTCTCGGCAATAGCATTGTCTCTTTTGATCATGAGAATCTGGGTTGTTATCTCTCCCGCAGTTAGGTTTCGCTTAAAGCCACTTTTCCCTGTAAGACAAAAGGCACAGCCAATCTTACAGCCAACTTGAGAGGAAATACAGATCGTGTAGCGTGTATGGTGAAGTAACTTTCCTTCTTCATCGGTTTGTTCCAGCTTCATCGGAAGAAGGACAGATTCTACGGTGTTGCCATCTTTGAGTACAAAGAGATACTTCTTGGTACCATCCCTACTCTCTTCAATTTTATCGATCGAAAGTGGATCAAGATAATAATGTGTATTGAGCTGCTCTTTGAGCTCTTTGGGTAAATTTTTCATCTCATCAAAAGAAGTAACATATTTTTGATACAACCATTGGTAAATTTGCTTTGCTCTAAAGGCAGGTTTAATGACTTCCGATAACTCTTCTTTAGAGAGATCAAATATATTTTGTTTTTCCATAATTCCTCAAATTTTCATATTTTTTTCTACATGTAAAGTGATTAGCGCTTTTGCTTGAGCATGATTTTTTATAAAATCACTATGTGCATTTTCATCGCAATAGTTGGTGACAACAAAAAGTCCAGAACAGGGTATTTTAAATTGGTTAGCAACGCTCACAATGGAAAAGAACTCCATATTCTCTAGTTCAATACTTTTTGTAAGCATTTCATTTGCCAACGTTGCGTTGGTAGTAATGTAATTACTTGAATTAACACAAGGAGATGAATGATTTGTTCCACGTGAAACATAGATTGTGTTTGCTTCAATTTGGTTTTGTAAAGGGGAATAACATTGATTTTGTAAGTGTCCAAGTTCAATATTGGCGGCACGATGACTGTAAATGAGATCAAGCGGCTGATGGTTCCCATAACTTCCAGCAGTACCTACAAAAAATAAAAAGGCAGGTTTTTCCTCAAGGACAAGTTTTGTGAGGTTGATGGCACTTTCTATCAGCCCAACGCCAATAGGTTTGGCAAAATCAAATGTTTCATTTCGCCCTGCGCAGAGAATCATAACCGTACTGCAATCCCCTCATTTCTGAGGTAACGTTTGAGATCCATAATATCAATCTCTTTGAAGTGAAAGATAGAAGCAGCCAAAGCTGCATCGGCACCATTTAAAAACGCATCTTTGATATGCTCCATCGTTCCTGCTCCACCACTGGCAATCACAGGAATATCAAGCATGCTACTCATTTGTGACGTAAGTGGAATGTCATAGCCATTTTTTGCACCATCGCAATCCATCGACGTTAAAAGGATTTCACCTGCTCCACGTTCCTGAGCCTCTTTTGCCCAAGCAAGTGCGTCGATTCCTGTATCAATTCTTCCGCCATTGATGAAGACATGCCATGAATCACCCGTGCGTTTAGCATCGATTGCCACAACAATACATTGTGACCCAAATCGTTTGGATGATTCGTCAATAAAATGAGGATTGGCAATTGCCGGAGAGTTAATGCTTACCTTATCACATCCTACATGTAAAAGACGGTAAATATCATCCAGTGTTCGAATCCCTCCCCCAACGGTTAGAGGTATAAAAACTTCACGTGCGACTTTTTCAACAATATCAACAATTGTCCCACGACCTTCATGACTCGCTGTAATATCCAAAAATGTGAGCTCATCTGCGCCTTCTTCGTTGTATCGTTTTGCTATTTCAACAGGATCGCCTGCATCTTTAAGTCCAACAAAATTAACACCCTTAACAACGCGTCCATTTTTGACATCAAGGCAAGGGATAATACGCTTAGCAAAATGCTCCATAAGGCTCTCTTTTTTAGGTAAATATAGGCACAAATGATAGCGAAAGAATTAAAAAAAACTTCTGAATACTAAGATTAATTAAGACTATAACTCTTTTATAAGTAAAGGTTAGCTACAATCGGTTAAATTTTAGAAAACAGGGTACAAATTGATAGAGGCAAAAAAGAAATTTGGCCAAAATTTTTTAAAAGATAGTACTGTTTTAAGTAAAATCATCCAAGCGATGCCCCGAAACGATCGAAAACTCGTTGAAATAGGGCCTGGCTTAGGTGATTTGACGCAAGAACTACTGAAGGTTAAGCCTTTAGTAGCATACGAGGTCGATGAAGACTTGTGCGTTTATTTGAGAAAGAAATTCTCAAAAGAGATAGAACAGGGGAGCCTGACATTGGTCCACGCCAATGTTTTAAACCAATTTGAAAAAGGGTCATTGCTCAACGAGCCCTATGATTTGGTGGCGAATTTACCCTATTATATTGCGACAACCATTATTTTGGAAGCTTTAGAAGATCCTTATTGTAAATCAATGGAGGTGATGGTTCAAAAAGAGGTTGCAGAGAAATTTGCAGCAGCTCCGAAAACCAAAGAGTTTACTTCTTTAGCGATTTTAACCCAAAGTATTGGTACTGCAAAGTTGCTTTTTGATGTCGATCCAACATCGTTTGATCCACAGCCTAAAGTAGTCTCTTCTATTCTCAAAATTGATAAACACAAAGAGTTTGTTGAAGGATCCTTTTCGGGTATCTTTGAAACCAAAGAGCAATTGCAAAAATTTAAAAAGTATTTGCGCTGTTCCTTTCAAAGTCCGCGAAAGACTTGGTTGAAAAATATTTCTTCTGAGTTTGATAAGCAGTCTGTTCAAGATTTGATGCAGATGCATGATCTTCCAATAACGATTCGTCCTCATGAAATAAGCGTCTTGTCTCATCATCTACTATTTAAACATTTAAGGTTGAATGATGCAAGAAAACGAAGTAACGCAACAACAGAATAACAGTAACGAGAAGCCTAGAGAAAACCCTCCAAAACCCTCAGGTCAATCTAAACAAACTCCCCACCCGAATAACAGAACTCAGGTGAACCCTAACCCAAATCCAAACACAAATGCACCCAAAGATGCTTCTGGTGAGCCAAGTGAGAAAAAGCCACGCAATAATAGAAGACGCAAAAGCAATAAATCTCCTACCGCAACCATTGAGGGGAATGAGCCTTGGCAACGTGATATGAAAAAGGCGATTGAAGCCAATCAAAAAATGCACAAAGATAGGTTAAATCGCTCAAATTTGCTTGACCAAACATCCAAAGGAAAGATCAAAATCACACCTCTTGGCGGATTGGGTGAAATCGGCGGAAACATCTGTGTTTTCGAGACCGAGACATCAGCCATTGTTCTTGATGTTGGTATGAGCTTTCCAAGTGAAGATATGCACGGTGTGGATATCTTAATACCTGATTTTAGCTATTTGCGCCAAATTAAGAAAAAAATTGCCGGAATTATTATTTCACATGCCCATGAAGATCATATTGGCGCACTGGCTTATTTATTTAAAGAGATGCAGTTTCCACTCTATGCGACGCCATTGCCTCTTGGTATGATCGCAAATAAATTTGACGAACACGGTCTTAAAGGTCACAAAAAATATTTTAGACCTGTTGAAAAACGCAAAATCTATAAAATTGGTGAGTTTGAAGTAGAGTGGATCCATATTACGCACTCCATTATTGACGCTTCTTCTATTGCAATTACCACAGAAGCTGGAACCATCATTCATACGGGTGACTTTAAGATTGATCATACGCCAATTGATGGTTATGTAACGGATCTTAACCGCTTTGCCTCTTACGGTGAAAAAGGGGTTCTTTGTTTGATGAGTGATAGTACCAACTCTTATAAAGAAGGCATTACGCGTAGCGAAAGTACCGTTGGAAAAACATTTGATTCTATTTTTTCCAAGGCAAAGGGTCGTGTTATTATGTCTACTTTTTCGTCAAATATTCATAGGGTTTATCAAGCGATTGATTACGGTTTAAAATACGGCAGAAAAGTCTCAGTTATTGGTCGTTCAATGGAGCGAAATCTCTTTACGGCGATTGATCTTGGGTATATAGAGCTGGATAAAAGTATCTTTATTGATCCACATGAGGTCAATAAATACCCTGATAAAGATGTTTTGATTGTGACCACAGGAAGCCAAGGTGAGACGATGAGTGCACTGTACCGAATGGCTACGGATGAACACCGTCATGTTAAAATTAAGCCAACCGATCAGATCATCATCTCTGCAAAAGCGATCCCTGGAAATGAAGGGAGTGTCTCTAAGGTACTCAACTTTTTACTTAAAAGCGGTGCTAATGTAGCGTATCAAGATTTTAGTGAAATTCACGTGAGTGGCCATGCCGCACAAGAAGAGCAAAAGCTCATTTTACGGTTGGTTAAGCCACGCTTTTTTCTCCCCGTTCACGGTGAATATAATCACATCACCAAACACAAAGAGACTGCAATGCAATGTGGTATTTCTGAGCGAAATATCGTGTTAATGAGCGATGGTGATCAAGTCGAAGTCTGTGCAAAATACATCAAAAAGATTAAAACCGTCAAAACAGGCAAAGTGTTTATTGATAACCAAATCAATGAGCAGATTGCGGATGACGTTGTGATTGATCGTCAAAAATTAGCTGATTCTGGTTTGGTTATGTTAGTGATTCAGCTCGATAAGAGTGATCATAAACTTATTTCTAAGCCAAAAATCATTAGTTATGGTTTGGTGCCTGATCGTGACGATAAAGCATTCTCCGTTGAGATGGAAGGTGTTATTGATCAATTTATTGCGAATGCCAAAAAAGAGCTTCTTGAGAATGCACGAGCCCTTGAAAATGAAGTACGCCAAGTGGTGCGTAAACATATTTACAGACAGATGAAAAAATATCCAACGATCGTTCCAACGATCTTTATGATGTAGGAACGTGTATGCAAGATTTTAAAGCAATAGCGAAAGAAGTATTAGAACTTGAAGCCAAAGAGCTTCTCAGTGCCGCTCAAATGATTGGCACTGAGATGAGTGAAGCAACAAATTTAATTGCTAACATCAAAGGCAAACTGATTGTCACAGGTGTGGGTAAAAGTGGACTTATTGGGGCAAAAATTGCCGCAACGCTTGCCAGTACAGGAACCAGTAGCTTTTTCCTTCATCCTACCGAAGCCATGCACGGTGATCTTGGCATGGTTGGTAAAGACGATGCGGTGCTTGCTATTAGTTACAGTGGTGAGAGTGAAGAGCTGATCAAGATATTGCCTCACATTAAGCGCTTTGAGATTCCTCTCATTGGAATGGCACGTTCATGTGACTCTTCTCTTGGGCGTTACAGCGACATTTTTATCCCGTTACATATAGAAAAAGAGGCATGTCCATTGGATGCGGCACCAACGTGTTCAACGACACTCACCCTCGCACTGGGTGACGCGTTAGCAGTTTGCTTGATGAAGAAGAAAAACTTTCAAAAAGAGGATTTTGCATCCTTTCATCCAGGTGGAAGTTTAGGTAAGCGCCTGTTTGTTAAAGTAAAAGACTTGATGCTAAGCGACGAACTTCCGATCGCACATGAGACAACAAGGCTTAAAGATGCCATCATCACGATGAGTGAAGGCAGACTTGGCAATGTTCTTATAACCGATAAAGATAACAAATTGTTAGCCATTTTAAGCGACGGGGATTTACGTAGAGCACTGATGCGAGATGATTTTAGTATGGACGCAACCGCCTACGAGTATGCTTCTAAAAATCCAAAAAAACTAGACGACGAGACGCTTTTAGCCAGTGACGCATTAGCTTTCATCGAAAAACATAAAATACAACTTTTAGCCATTACCGATAAAATTGGAACGCTTAGAGGTGTTTTACATATCCACCATTTAGTGGAAGCAGGAATAAAATAATATGGAATTAATGAGACTCAATAAAATGATTTCGCACAACACGCACTTTTCTAGGCGTGAGGCAGATGAACTCATCAAAGCAGGGCAGGTCAAAGTCGATGGTGCCGTTGTGCAAGACCTCTCAACGCAGGTGAGTTTTAAAAATAAGATCGAACTCAATGGTAGAGCCCTTTTTGAAAAACACGGTTATTCTGTAATTGCGTATCACAAACAAAAAGGCGAGTTAGTGAGTAAAAAAGATGATCGTGGTCGAAAGACCATATACGACACGCTTCCTGCTCAATTTGGACATTATCTCAGTGTAGGAAGACTCGATTTTGCGAGTGAAGGGTTGCTCCTTTTGTGCGATTCTCCCTCCGTTGTTTCGGCGTTGATGCATGGCGATTTAGAGCGTGTCTATTATGTGAAAATCAATGGTATGATTACACCTGCAATGGAAAAAGCGATGCAAGAAGGGCTTTACCTCGAAGATGCCCGCAAAGGTGGTCATTCGCACAGTGAAATTCATTCTATGGATTTTGCACCGTTTCTCTCGTACCGCATTATTAAAAACAGCCCAAAATTCTCAACGATTAAAGTGATGATTAACGAAGGTAAGAACAGAGAGCTTAGACGCTTTTTTGGCTATTTTGATGTTGATGTCGTGGATCTCAAACGCGTGAGTTATGGCAAAATCGATTTAGGCATGCTCAAACCTGGGAAACATCGCTATTTCACGGGTAGTGAATACTCAGCGCTGAGAGACTATCTTGAGTATATGAAAAAAGGTAAAGATAAGGTTAACGAGATTGAAGAGGATGATGATCAATAACTTCGCCCTCTTCTTTCGTCCTCAAGCGATTGAAGATTTAGCTGGGCAAAAACATCTTAGTGGTGAGCGTAGCCCTTTTCGTAAACTTCTGAAGTCTGGCTCAATGAGCCATTCGCTTTTCTTTGGTCCTGCCGGTGTTGGGAAAACAACGTTAGCCCGTATTGTGGCTAACGAGTTAGGACTTCCTTTTTACGAATTAGATGCGACGAGTGTTAAAGTCGAAGAGATTCGCAAGATTCTTTCACAACACCGTGGCGCTCTTCAAAAACCGCTGATTTTTATCGATGAGATTCACCGTCTCTCTAAAACTCAACAAGAAGTACTTTTGCTTCCCATGGAAAATCATGAAGCGATTGTCATTGGTGCTTCAACCGAAAACCCCTACTTCGTTCTTAGTTCTGGCATACGTTCACGTATGATGCTCTTTGAATTTTATCCTCTCGAAGAGGATGATCTCAAAGCCATTATTGAACATGTTCGCGAGAAAGTTACGTTTGAGATTGATGATGACGCTATTGCCTATTTGATCAGTTCAAGTGCAGGAGACAGCAGGGCACTTTTGAATTTACTTGAATTTGCGCTCAAAGTGGATTTACATGTAACGCTGGGTACCCTTAAAATGTTGCGACCTAGTGCGCTCAAAGATGGCGTGAGTTCCGATAACACACACTATAACTTGATTAGCGCGATGATTAAAAGCGTGAGAGGCTCTGACGTGGATGCGGCGCTGTATTATCTTGCGCGTCTCATTGATGGTGGAGAAAGCCCTGATTTCATCGCTAGACGGCTTGTAATCCTCTCGAGCGAAGATATTGGCAATGCAAACCCTAACGCGCTTAATTTGGCTTCTAGCACGCTTGCAAGCGTGAGTAAGATTGGTTATCCTGAAGCGCGTATCATTTTAGCGCAATGTCTGATCTATTTGGCGTGCAGTCCCAAGTCTAACAGTGCTTATATGGCAATCAACAATGCGTTAGCTTACGTTAAAAACGAAAAAGCACTGAAAGTTCCAGCTCATCTTAAAAGCCCTTCGCCTAAAGGGTATCTCTATCCACATGATTTCGGCGGTTGGGTGGAGCAAAACTATTTGGAAAAGCCCCTTCATTTTTACGATAATTTGCCGATAGGGTATGAGAAAACACTCTCGGAGTGGCTTGTGAAAATTAAGACAAAAGATACTAAATAATCGTAAAAAGGCACGGACTATGATAGTGTGTGGCACAAAGGTTTTTTAATGGATATTTCAACGACATCACTGCTTGCAAATCAGCTCCAAACGCTTGATCCAAAAGCGACAGCCAAAGAGAATGCCACAAAGATTATCCAAAACAGTGCCGATATTCCGTTATCGCTTACCGCTCAAAAAAGCACAACAACCCCCAATAATGCCCAAGAGGTCATTGGTCAACTGCTGGGATCTGCTGTGAGTGAAGCCAAATCGAAAAGTACCATTTTTGAGATTTTACAAAACAATCAACTTTTTAAGAATATGGGAAATTTTGCCGAAGATATTAAAAATCTAAGCTCTATCGTTAAGACGGATTCAACCATTGCGCAGCCTTTAGCCCTTTTGCAGATTTTTTCCAAGAGCATTGATCAGATTGATACGAAGATGCTCCAAACACAAGTGCAAAACTCGGGTGTTTTTTTTGAATCAAAGTTAGCGAATATTGTGACGCAAAAAGGGGTGCAGGAGAGTATTCAAACACTCCTGTCCGAGCTTCAAACTCATCTTGAGGGAACCAACAAAGCCATTGCGCCCCTTGCAAAAGAGATAACGGCGATTATGGATCGTCTGAATGAGTCGCAAGATCTCTCCTCTAAAGAAGCGCAAACAAGCCTAAAAAGTCTGTTAGATCTTTTCCGACAAAGTGTGAAACAAGAGATCGCAAGTGAGGGAGTGGCTGATTTTAAAGGTGTTTATCAAAACGTTCAAAAACTTAATTATGCGATTGCTCAGATGGATTTGATCCATTCTAAAGTAGAGAATTATGCTACCAATATGAAAGTGGAAGAGCATTTTACAACACAAGTGAAAGTTCTTTTAGAGATGCTAAAAGAGAACCTCAGTGCATTGCAACTGGATGAGTTGCAACCTCAAATCGATCAGCTACTCAAAAAAGAGACCCTCTTAAAAGAGCCTTCCACTGTGGCAGCCACTTTACCTTTAACTGAAGGATTAGAAGAGGTCGTTTTAGCCACGAAAACAGTGCAAGAGAGCTCTTTAGCAACTGCAATGAGTAAAAGCGCTTCAATGCCCCCTGAAACAGTAGAAGAAGCCCTTCAGATGGTGGTGAACCGTATTAAACAACAGATTGAAATTTTAGACAGTAAAACGATTCAGCAAGCAGACTTCCTTGATAAGAGTAGTACGTTAGAGCAAAAGATTCACAGCCTGATTAAACCTGAACTTTTTGTGGGCAAAGCCATTGCGCAAAAACTCTCACTTGACCCTACGGATGTGGAGTTGCTCAGCGATATGAAAGGCGTTTTAACCAAACTGAGTGATCATCTTCAAGCATCGGGGCAAAACAAAGAAGCTTTAGAAATTACGAATCGTCTGCTAACACAAATCGAGTACCATCAGTTAGTCTCCTATGTGAGTAGTTCGACACATCTGTATGTTCCTTTTAGTTGGGATGGACTCAAAGGCGGTTCCATGATGATGAAGCAAAGTAGCGATGATAAATTCCATTGCCAAATAGACCTTGATCTTGAAGCCTATGGAAAGCTTAATATGATGCTGGTGTTATCGGGCGAGAAGTATATTGACATTACGATTGCATCGCAGAAAAAAGAGTTGGGAGAGAAGATTACGCAGCAACTTGCAAAACTCAAACGTGCTCTCAACGAGGTGGGTCTTATTACAGGAACGGTGAAAATGTTGGAGTATAAAGATGTCAGTGTTGTCAAAAATGACTATTTTAGCGGTGAAAAACTTCAATTTGGGATTAATATAACAATATGAATACACCCTCCCCTAAACCTCAAAAAGCGGTTGCGCTCAAATATGACCGAGAGAAAAAAGGCGCCCCTCGGGTTGTTGCTTCGGGTAAAGGCGAAGTGGCAAATAACATCATTAAACTAGCGCAAGAGCATGACATCTTTATCAAAAAAGATGCCGATTTGGTCGAGCTGCTCTCAAAAATTGAACTCAATAAAGAGATCCCGCCTATGCTGTATAAAGCCGTGGCAGAAGTTTTTAGCTTTGTCTATAAAATTACGGGGGATAAACGCAAATAATCTTTACATGTAAGCCTAAATCCCTCGAAGTTTTAAACTCAACAACCCAACATACTCATGCAATGCAATGTAGCTTTTGTAAAACGAGTGCGCATTAGGTAGGTAATCCCAGGTATCTTTGACCCTGTGGTTGATTTTAAAGTTCGTCGCAGCAGGAATGACGTTGAAGCCAAAGTGCTCATAAAGACGGATGGATCGTCGCATGTGATACGCAGAGGTTACAAGATAAATGGTAGGCGTAGCCAGTCCTGCTTTTTCAAACGCAACTTTGCAAAACTGTGCATTTTGGTAGGTATCAAGACTTTTATCTTCTACATGTAAAGAGAACTCTTTGGATCCTAAGCTTTTAGACGTGGGTGTTGGGATTTCGAGGTAGAGTTTTAACTCTTTAAGGCTATCCAAAAAGGCATCGCTTTCCAAATACTCTTTTTGCATACCGCCACCGCTAAATAAAAGTGGCACATTGTTCGATTTCGCAACCATCAATCCCCACATCATACGCTTATACGCATCGCTGCTCAGTGGTAAATTGGCAACCCCTTGCGTATGCCCTCCTCCAAGGACGATCACCGCATCAACAGGTGCTTTTGTGATGCTTTGGTTAAAAGGCTCTTCAAGAGGTTTTAAAAGCCAATCAGCGACGTAAGCGTTGCTCAAAAGATAAAAAATGACAGCATTAGCTAAAAAGAAAAGACGAAAACGTTTGGCATAGAATGAGGCAACTAAAAAGAGGATAATAAAAATACCTGGTGGTAAAACCAGGTATGTAAAAAGCTTTGAGAAGAGGTAAACGTTACTCATTAGAGCATAATGGCACTACGTTCGCCAGTTTTAAGCTCCCCGATGACATAGCCATCACTGTGTGCAAGGACATCATCGACATTCTCAGGACTGACCACGAGGATCATTCCTACGCCCATATTGAACGTGCGGTGCATTTCGCTCTCTTCGACGTATTGGCTCATAAAGTCAAAAACGGGGAGGGTTTTGATTTTTGATTTATACACCTGTGCTTGTAAGCCTTCAGGAAGAACACGCGGAAGGTTCTCAACGATGCCTCCACCTGTGATATGCGCTAAAGCGTTGATCTTGGGTTTAAGCGCTTTAAAGAGTTTCACGTAGATGCGTGTGGGGGTTAAAAGCGTCTCGATAAGTGGTTTGCCATCAAACTCTGTCTCAAAGGTGTAGCCTAGTTTGTCAAAGAAGAGTTTGCGAACGAGTGAAAAACCATTAGAGTGAACACCTGAACTTGGAAGTGCTATAAGAACATCACCAGCTTTAACGTGTGGAAGACGGTTCATTTCATCTTTTTCAGCGATTCCAACTGCAAAACCTGCAAGATCAAAATCTTTACCGTGATACATGCCTGGCATTTCAGCCGTTTCGCCACCAATAAGAGAACATTCGGCTTGAATACACCCCTCTGCAATACCTTTGACAATGTTCACAGCAGCATCGATCTCAAGTTTGCTCATTGCATAGTAATCCAAAAAGAAAAGTGGCGTTCCAAAGTTACAGATAAGATCGTTCGCACACATGGCAACTAAGTCGATACCAACGGTGTCATAAATCCCTGAATCGATTGCCAGTTTGAGTTTGGTTCCAACGCCATCGGTTGCACCTAAAATAACAGGTTTTTGATACCCTGAAGGTAGTTCATAAGCACCTGCAAAAGAGCCAATGCCTCCGATAACATTTTTATCAAAAGTGGACTTGACCAGGGGTTTAATATTTTCGACAAATTGGTTTCCCGCGTCTAT
Above is a genomic segment from Sulfurospirillum halorespirans DSM 13726 containing:
- a CDS encoding EscU/YscU/HrcU family type III secretion system export apparatus switch protein — protein: MNTPSPKPQKAVALKYDREKKGAPRVVASGKGEVANNIIKLAQEHDIFIKKDADLVELLSKIELNKEIPPMLYKAVAEVFSFVYKITGDKRK
- a CDS encoding YdcF family protein, whose translation is MSNVYLFSKLFTYLVLPPGIFIILFLVASFYAKRFRLFFLANAVIFYLLSNAYVADWLLKPLEEPFNQSITKAPVDAVIVLGGGHTQGVANLPLSSDAYKRMMWGLMVAKSNNVPLLFSGGGMQKEYLESDAFLDSLKELKLYLEIPTPTSKSLGSKEFSLHVEDKSLDTYQNAQFCKVAFEKAGLATPTIYLVTSAYHMRRSIRLYEHFGFNVIPAATNFKINHRVKDTWDYLPNAHSFYKSYIALHEYVGLLSLKLRGI
- the purM gene encoding phosphoribosylformylglycinamidine cyclo-ligase; translation: MSTVSYKDAGVDIDAGNQFVENIKPLVKSTFDKNVIGGIGSFAGAYELPSGYQKPVILGATDGVGTKLKLAIDSGIYDTVGIDLVAMCANDLICNFGTPLFFLDYYAMSKLEIDAAVNIVKGIAEGCIQAECSLIGGETAEMPGMYHGKDFDLAGFAVGIAEKDEMNRLPHVKAGDVLIALPSSGVHSNGFSLVRKLFFDKLGYTFETEFDGKPLIETLLTPTRIYVKLFKALKPKINALAHITGGGIVENLPRVLPEGLQAQVYKSKIKTLPVFDFMSQYVEESEMHRTFNMGVGMILVVSPENVDDVLAHSDGYVIGELKTGERSAIML